In Desulfuromonas acetexigens, the following proteins share a genomic window:
- the typA gene encoding translational GTPase TypA, which translates to MPEMIRNIAIIAHVDHGKTTLVDAMLKQSGIFRENQVITERVMDSNDIEKERGITILAKNLSVHHNGYKINIVDTPGHADFGGEVERVLKMVDSVLLLVDAFDGPMPQTRFVLKKSLDLGIKPIVVINKIDRPGARPDEVVNLVFDLFCELNANEEQLDFPIVYSSAKLGFAKRELSDESSNLEPLFEMIQKRVAPPVVNPDAPFQMLVTSIDYNEYIGRIATGKIFNGRVKAGETIVAIDRQGKQTRGRISKLLGYEGLKQMEMAEASAGDIVTIAGFEEVGIGETLASAADPQPLPYVAIDEPTLSMNFMVSDSPFAGREGKYVTSRNIRDRLMKELRTNVSLRVEDTDNTDTFKVSGRGELHLSILIENMRREGFELSVSKPEVIFREIDGVRCEPMEYLVIDVPEEFQGTVIEKLGTRRAEMVSMQPMDGTNRLEFVIPARGLIGFRTEFLTDTRGTGVMNHTFHEYAPYKGPIVGRKNGVLISMENGETVAYSLFNLQDRGILFVAPGTDVYEGMIVGQHAKENDLVVNACRGKKLTNVRASGSDDAIRLTPPNVLTLEQALEYIDEDELVEVTPKSIRLRKRFLDANDRKRQEKTRK; encoded by the coding sequence ATGCCAGAAATGATTCGGAACATCGCCATTATCGCCCACGTCGACCACGGCAAGACCACCCTGGTTGACGCCATGCTCAAGCAGTCCGGGATTTTCCGCGAAAATCAGGTTATCACCGAGCGGGTCATGGACAGCAACGACATCGAAAAGGAACGGGGCATCACCATCCTCGCCAAAAACCTTTCGGTTCACCATAACGGTTACAAGATCAACATTGTCGACACCCCCGGCCATGCCGACTTCGGCGGCGAGGTCGAGCGCGTTCTGAAAATGGTCGACTCGGTGCTGCTGCTGGTCGACGCCTTCGATGGCCCCATGCCCCAGACCCGTTTCGTGCTGAAAAAATCCCTCGACCTGGGGATCAAGCCGATCGTCGTCATCAATAAGATCGACCGCCCCGGCGCCCGCCCCGATGAAGTCGTCAACCTGGTTTTCGACCTCTTCTGCGAACTCAACGCCAACGAGGAACAGCTCGATTTCCCCATCGTCTATTCGAGTGCCAAGCTCGGTTTCGCCAAACGCGAACTGAGCGACGAATCGAGCAATCTCGAACCCCTTTTCGAAATGATCCAGAAGCGGGTCGCGCCCCCCGTCGTCAATCCCGACGCCCCCTTCCAGATGCTGGTTACCAGCATCGACTATAACGAATACATCGGCCGAATCGCCACCGGCAAGATTTTCAACGGCCGAGTCAAAGCCGGCGAAACGATCGTCGCCATCGACCGCCAGGGCAAGCAGACCCGCGGCCGCATCAGCAAACTGCTTGGCTACGAAGGCCTCAAGCAGATGGAGATGGCCGAAGCCAGTGCCGGCGACATCGTCACCATTGCCGGCTTCGAGGAGGTCGGCATCGGCGAAACGCTGGCCAGCGCCGCCGATCCCCAGCCCCTGCCCTACGTCGCCATCGACGAGCCGACCCTCTCCATGAACTTCATGGTCAGCGACTCACCCTTCGCCGGCCGCGAAGGCAAATACGTCACCAGCCGCAACATCCGCGACCGGCTGATGAAGGAATTACGCACCAACGTCTCGCTGCGCGTCGAGGATACGGACAACACGGACACCTTCAAGGTCAGCGGCCGGGGGGAATTGCATCTGTCGATTCTCATCGAAAACATGCGCCGCGAAGGCTTTGAACTCTCCGTCTCCAAGCCCGAGGTCATCTTCCGCGAAATCGACGGCGTCCGCTGCGAGCCGATGGAATACCTGGTGATCGACGTGCCCGAGGAGTTTCAGGGGACGGTTATCGAAAAACTCGGGACCCGCAGGGCGGAAATGGTTTCCATGCAGCCGATGGACGGCACCAACCGCCTCGAATTCGTCATTCCCGCGCGGGGGCTGATCGGCTTTCGCACCGAGTTTCTCACCGATACCCGTGGCACCGGGGTGATGAATCACACCTTCCACGAATACGCCCCCTACAAAGGGCCCATCGTCGGGCGCAAGAACGGGGTGCTGATTTCCATGGAGAATGGCGAAACCGTCGCCTACTCCCTTTTCAACCTGCAGGATCGGGGGATCCTCTTCGTCGCCCCCGGGACGGACGTCTACGAAGGAATGATCGTCGGCCAGCATGCCAAAGAAAACGATCTGGTAGTCAACGCCTGCCGGGGCAAAAAGCTGACCAACGTCCGCGCCTCCGGTTCGGATGACGCCATACGCCTGACTCCGCCCAACGTCCTCACCTTGGAACAGGCCCTCGAATATATCGACGAGGATGAACTGGTGGAAGTGACGCCCAAATCGATTCGCCTGCGCAAGCGTTTTCTCGACGCCAACGACCGCAAGCGACAGGAAAAGACCCGGAAATAA
- a CDS encoding outer membrane protein: MVLSLLLPTLVGGVEIVLPTETLGLGAFRESVRDLSNYSLLPPELTALAPSLSSPAPLERPLSLDKVGSIAALRLSTESPVSPYVGAGLNKIDGDQESVFETFARRDEGVRYQLGAGIGVDLGKATRLGLDYRYTPAADSSLLEATTPDEVEGDRHRISFGLEFLF; this comes from the coding sequence TTGGTCCTGTCACTGCTTCTTCCGACCCTCGTCGGCGGGGTGGAAATCGTCTTGCCGACGGAGACCCTGGGGCTCGGAGCCTTTCGCGAGTCGGTGCGCGATCTTTCGAACTACAGCCTGCTCCCCCCCGAGTTGACGGCTTTGGCCCCCAGCCTCAGTTCTCCGGCACCACTGGAAAGGCCCCTCTCCCTCGATAAGGTCGGCAGCATCGCCGCCCTGCGTCTGAGCACCGAGAGTCCCGTTTCCCCCTATGTCGGCGCCGGTTTAAACAAAATCGACGGCGACCAGGAATCAGTCTTCGAAACCTTCGCCCGCCGCGATGAGGGGGTACGCTATCAACTCGGTGCGGGGATCGGCGTCGACCTGGGGAAAGCGACCCGCCTCGGTCTCGATTACCGCTACACGCCCGCCGCCGACAGTTCCCTTCTGGAAGCCACCACTCCGGATGAGGTCGAAGGGGATCGCCACCGGATCTCCTTCGGCCTCGAATTCCTCTTCTGA
- a CDS encoding PilZ domain-containing protein has protein sequence MGSEMVQRKSQRKQTVFYLEVVDVEIDQPTGRLVDLTAEGLMLIHEQPLAINRLYQLRILLPKKLGGASQVECTAECRWCRPSVNTDFFDAGLRIVDLSEEDAARIDMIMKYYSFGGAV, from the coding sequence ATGGGTTCGGAAATGGTACAGCGTAAAAGCCAAAGAAAACAGACGGTTTTTTATCTGGAAGTGGTGGATGTGGAAATCGATCAACCGACCGGTCGGCTGGTTGACCTTACCGCTGAAGGCTTGATGCTGATCCATGAACAGCCCCTGGCGATCAACCGGCTTTACCAGTTACGGATCCTGCTCCCCAAAAAGCTGGGGGGAGCTTCCCAGGTGGAATGCACGGCCGAATGCCGCTGGTGCCGCCCTTCGGTCAATACCGATTTTTTCGACGCCGGCTTGCGCATCGTCGACCTCTCCGAAGAGGACGCGGCGCGCATCGATATGATCATGAAGTACTATTCCTTTGGCGGCGCGGTCTGA
- a CDS encoding antitoxin yields MERVYRAALEKWGVEAQYDQTIEECAELIAALKHLKRDKVDEEQIVSELADVTLMIGQLTWMFGEERVKAAVARKLEKLAGLLDAP; encoded by the coding sequence ATGGAGCGGGTCTATCGGGCGGCCTTGGAAAAATGGGGGGTCGAAGCCCAGTACGATCAGACAATTGAAGAGTGTGCCGAACTGATCGCGGCGCTCAAACATTTGAAACGGGACAAGGTCGATGAGGAGCAGATCGTCTCGGAACTCGCCGATGTCACCCTGATGATCGGCCAGCTGACCTGGATGTTTGGCGAAGAACGGGTCAAGGCGGCGGTGGCCCGCAAGCTGGAGAAGTTGGCGGGCTTGCTCGATGCCCCTTGA
- the amrA gene encoding AmmeMemoRadiSam system protein A, translating to MEQNLTPKEQAILLAIARQAVVACVHGDSDYVEPREEEALNVRRGCFVTIKQQGQLRGCIGNFQSELPLFKEVAAMACASAIRDPRFYPMKEKDLDDFTIEISVLSPLKKIDEIEQIVIGQHGIYLEKGYYRGVLLPQVATERHWDRSTFLKQTCLKAGLAADAWKAEDCEIYIFSAQVFHEGETSA from the coding sequence GTGGAACAGAACCTGACCCCCAAGGAACAAGCGATTCTCCTCGCCATCGCCCGCCAGGCGGTAGTCGCCTGCGTACACGGCGACAGCGACTATGTCGAGCCCCGCGAAGAGGAGGCCCTCAACGTCCGCCGAGGCTGCTTCGTGACCATCAAGCAACAGGGCCAGTTGCGCGGATGCATCGGCAACTTCCAGTCGGAGCTCCCCCTTTTCAAGGAAGTAGCGGCCATGGCCTGTGCCTCGGCCATCCGCGATCCCCGCTTTTATCCTATGAAAGAAAAGGACCTGGACGATTTCACCATCGAAATCTCGGTCCTCTCCCCCTTGAAAAAAATTGATGAAATCGAACAGATCGTCATCGGCCAACACGGCATCTATCTGGAAAAAGGCTATTACCGGGGAGTCCTCCTGCCCCAGGTGGCGACCGAGCGTCATTGGGACCGCTCTACCTTCCTCAAACAGACCTGCCTCAAGGCGGGACTGGCCGCCGACGCCTGGAAAGCCGAAGACTGCGAAATCTACATCTTCAGCGCCCAGGTCTTCCACGAAGGCGAAACCTCAGCTTAA
- a CDS encoding alpha/beta fold hydrolase yields the protein MIDERSALVHLLKDGRRLAYAEYGAVEGRPVFYFHGFPGSRLEAVLAAAAAARLGIRLIAVDRPGYGRSDDLPGRRLSDWPADVAALADALGLKDFGILGVSGGAPFALACAYALNERVELLSLVCPLGPLGDPALSFKLPRPLRGALAGSQRFPGFSRWLGDKLLRLTCRYPEGILRALLLVAPPEDRALFRDAGIFSTMAQSLREALSQKGRGVIADMAIYRAAWDFPLSELNLPVRLWHGTADRTVPRVLVDHLVASLPHCRSRLIPDEGHFSLPLRHMDEILVEHRG from the coding sequence ATGATTGACGAGCGAAGCGCTCTGGTGCACCTGCTGAAGGATGGCCGCAGGCTCGCCTATGCCGAATACGGCGCGGTGGAGGGCCGGCCGGTCTTCTATTTTCATGGCTTTCCCGGCTCCCGGCTGGAGGCGGTCCTGGCCGCCGCTGCCGCTGCTCGCCTGGGGATTCGCCTGATTGCCGTGGATCGGCCGGGTTACGGGCGCTCCGACGATCTCCCCGGTCGTCGTCTGAGCGATTGGCCGGCGGATGTGGCGGCCCTGGCCGACGCGTTGGGACTGAAAGACTTCGGGATTCTCGGCGTTTCCGGCGGCGCCCCCTTTGCTCTGGCCTGTGCCTACGCACTTAACGAACGGGTGGAGTTGTTGAGCCTGGTCTGCCCCTTGGGGCCTCTGGGCGACCCCGCCTTGTCTTTCAAGCTGCCTCGGCCGCTACGCGGTGCTCTGGCGGGGTCGCAACGTTTTCCCGGTTTTTCCCGGTGGTTGGGAGATAAGCTTCTGCGCCTGACCTGCCGCTATCCGGAAGGGATTTTGCGCGCCTTGCTTCTTGTTGCTCCGCCCGAGGATCGCGCGCTCTTTCGGGATGCCGGCATTTTTTCGACGATGGCCCAGTCTCTGCGTGAAGCCCTGTCACAAAAAGGACGCGGCGTCATTGCCGACATGGCCATCTATCGCGCGGCCTGGGATTTCCCCTTGTCGGAGTTGAATCTTCCCGTGCGACTCTGGCACGGCACGGCGGATCGCACCGTCCCCCGCGTGCTGGTCGACCATCTGGTGGCGAGTCTGCCCCATTGCCGGTCGCGCCTGATTCCCGACGAGGGACATTTTTCTCTGCCGCTCCGGCACATGGACGAGATTCTGGTGGAACACCGAGGCTAG